A region of Gammaproteobacteria bacterium DNA encodes the following proteins:
- a CDS encoding IS1595 family transposase, with translation TIGVTYKTAWFMAHRIREGMREPLYDTQLGSGGGTVEADETYWGNKGKQRKGARGYAHKEKIVSLVERGGKVRSYHVKEVNSATLRPILQEQIAAEAKLMTDEAKVYKSIGKDFASHETVTHGIAEYVRDNVHTNTIENYFSVLKRGMTGVYQHCGKQHLKRYVGEFDFRYNHRVRLGIDDAARTLAALQGIEGKRLTYRSVGGRA, from the coding sequence GCACCATCGGCGTGACGTACAAGACTGCATGGTTTATGGCTCATCGTATCCGCGAAGGTATGCGCGAGCCTTTGTATGACACTCAGTTAGGTTCTGGCGGCGGCACAGTGGAAGCTGACGAAACCTACTGGGGCAACAAGGGCAAGCAACGCAAGGGCGCCCGTGGATACGCTCACAAGGAAAAGATCGTAAGTCTTGTCGAGCGTGGCGGCAAAGTGCGCTCTTACCATGTAAAGGAAGTCAACTCGGCAACACTACGCCCGATCTTGCAAGAACAGATCGCAGCCGAAGCCAAGCTCATGACCGACGAAGCCAAGGTCTACAAGAGCATCGGCAAAGACTTCGCCAGTCACGAAACCGTTACTCACGGTATCGCTGAATACGTGCGCGACAACGTCCACACTAACACCATCGAAAACTACTTTTCCGTGCTAAAGCGCGGCATGACTGGCGTTTACCAGCACTGCGGCAAACAGCATCTAAAGCGTTATGTCGGCGAGTTCGACTTTCGCTATAACCACCGTGTAAGGCTCGGCATCGACGACGCTGCACGTACCCTAGCAGCGCTTCAAGGCATTGAAGGAAAGCGCCTCACCTACAGGAGCGTTGGTGGACGGGCGTAA